One Hoplias malabaricus isolate fHopMal1 chromosome 12, fHopMal1.hap1, whole genome shotgun sequence genomic window, GTCCTCAATCAAAACTATGTACATGTGGCGTCTCTGTGACACCGTTTGAAGAGTTTAtataaatctttttaaaaaggcCATGTAGCCCTCAGAATAAATTAAAGTGAATTTGCTTCTGCTTTTGAATCAAATTTCACATGGCAGCGTTCACCTTGAATCTGCATCGGCCACTGATTTGGTGCTCTGAAACCAAGCCATGCCCACCGCGCTAGCTTTCAACCTGTTTCAAACACGGAggaacccatgtcttgcatgcGTCTGTGAGAGGTGGTTgctgaagcactgactccagctgcagtccagtctttgaaacaaaacccattcaaaaatgtgggggagattcacacagtcctctccagggtgAGATTATCCCTATTGCATTGTgggtttttctttcattaaccGAGGGGTACCAATAACTTTGTCCACGTGTGTATTCTGATTAATATAGAAACAACCTGGTAAAACGTGTCTGTTGTGTCGATCACCTCTATAGGCTACACACATGTGCATCTCaaattattcattgtctgtaacccttacccagttcagggtcgcggtggatccagagcctacctggaatcattgggcgcaaggcgggaatacaccctggagggggcgcaagtccttcacagggcaacacagacaaacgtcgccaatccacctaccaacatgttttttcaaccgcgggaggaaaccggagcacccggaggaaacccacgcagacacagggagaacacaccaaatttgcATCTCGAATTATGGGAAAAACTATTTGATAttccaattttattttaaaaaaaaataaattaaagtttCATTAAGCAGTGATCAATTTCAagttcagaaaattagaataatcaacacaacgCCTGCAACGACTttctaagcctttaaaattgtcccttagtctggttcagtaggctccACGATCATGGGGTAGACTGCTGAAGGACAGATGGCAGACGTTGACACCTTTCTGCTGTATCCGAGAACATTAATGGAAAGTGGAATGGAAGGAAAAATGtttggtagaaaaaggtgcacaagcaactgGGAAAACCTTGAAAGGATTGTgaattcacaaggagtggactgctgctggagtcagtgcttcaagagccaccacaggTCGCAGTCCTTGTGTCAAGAgcctcatgacccagagacaacatCAGAAGCGTCTCACTAGGGCCGAGGAGAAAGAGACCGGACTATTGCTTAGCATCTTGTTTGCAGATGAAAGTtgatttggaaatcaaggtcccagagtctggaggaaaagTGGAGAGGCAcagtccaagctgcttgagtctagtgtgaagtttccacaatcagtgatggtttggaaCCATGTCCTCTGCTGGGGGTCCACTGTTTTATTACAAGTTCAAAGTCAGCGCAGCCACCTACCAGGACATTTTAGAGCAGTTAATAcctccctctgctgacaagctttgtGGAGATGTGGGTTTCATTTTCCAgtaggacttggcacctgccaAAAGCACCAacacctggtttaataaccagtGACACTGTGCCTGACTGGTCATTAAACTCACCTGATCTGACCCCCACAGAGAATCTATGGGGCAtagtcaagaggaagatgagacgAGACCTAACAATGCAGACAAgatgaaggccactatcaaagcaacTTGGGcctccataacacctcagcagtgccacaccACGCCGGATTGATGCTCTGCTGTTCACACcgtctataaaaataaatgtgacctACATCCAACATTCTGAACAGATCATGTACCTAAACTGACCAGAAGGGAATGTCCATAAAAAGCAGTTTTGTCTTTGAACTGAAGAAATGGGACCAGACTGTTTCACTGTACAGCGCTTTATCACAAAAGACAtctaggtgttttttttttaataaatttgttcCATTGAAACAGAACACTAATGAATAAATCATTAACTGGTTCAGGCAAAGAGTATTCTCTCTTGAGAACagtgtctgctaaatgctgaaATGTAAATCTGACAAATAATCACATTGGCCTGGACTACGTTGTGTGATGAGGGAAGAGCAGAGAGGAGTTCCTCATCGTCTCACACTGTCTGTACTGTAGAAGTGTAATAAGGAGATGAATGATTACCATAGTCATTGGCCTCTTTTCTGCGAATGAGCATGGGGCATTTGTTGGTGGTGCTGATGACGGTGGCCAGCGGCAGAGCTGTGTATGGGACGCCACACACACAGTCGAACTTCACTTCAGCTTCTTTAGCGTGCTTATACAGCAATCTggacacctgagagagagagagagagagcgagagagagagagagagagagagaataaaagacACATTGTATGTGCCTCTTAGAGTGAATGGTTTCGGCATGAAACAATATAAacacaggtgactgtctttgaggagtctgcatgggtttcctcctggtgactgtctgtgaggagtgtggtgtgttctccctgtgtctgcgtgggttttctcctggtgctccggtttcctcccacagtccaaaaacacacattagtaggtcgattggtgactcaaaagtgtccatgaatgtgtgattgtgtgttgccctgtgaaggactgagaAGCGCTTTAACgacacttttcaaaataaaagtcacgaGTATAAGGTATTTAAATACGTAAACCCTGTAACACTTCTGAAAGCTGATTGTACATCAGGTTCCCTATGTGTTGCATGTAAACCTTGTAACacatttgtgaaaacagattctTTGTGAGCTTtcctttattttcagttttttaattaTGAAAGATGGGTGTCagaattaaatgacatgactcacagccccaatttcaggcctatgatgaagtacacccaaggaccaacacatttcatgctcatttggacttgtgaacctcgtcacaaatttgtgaaaacagatttatttataacagacctatttaaaaaatagaatATAGCTTTCAGaagtgtgttacagggtttACGTATTTAAATGCCTTATgacttttaaaattaaaaaattaaaaaatgttgcGTCGCTAAAGCGCTTCTCGGCCAGAAAGAACTCGTCGGTAAATCAgataatgatattttcacatcttctagcagtaaaaacattgaaCCCCAGTGTGTGAATTAGTTCACAACATGTAGTAATTGTATTGAAATAGTCATTTGGCGAGTACATTGTTATTTGTAATAACCAGGATATTCGTGAGAGAATGTCTGGCGAATATCGAACGCTGAGCCAACTTTACTGCGGTTGGAGGACCGGGTGTTATATGTAGCAGACAGCGAGTGtattcttcatcttcaggacatcaatagtctgttatattgtgtctttagtgagactttcagattcctgagacactttgaaaataaagagataatatccgcggaaggaagctaaacgtgtagcttttccacggtgtggaggttgttcgtatttcgccatctagcggcgacagaacgcaactagtgcagcattgAAGGTGAAAGAAAATCCTAATCCTTTGTATCCCGGTTGTGTACTCAGTGTTTACACTCGTACTTTTTGTATCTGAATTTCTTctatcgaatttgagcaacttcgaaatatgttgtttgaattttttcaaGTTTGatttttatcagaatttattaacattgaataataacagtgaatagggtgaccagatctgagagacagaaaaagaggacacgtctgggGGGGGGGTGCGTTGTATGCTGTgattttacacctttatttgctacacaaaacatcggcatttcttttttaattcatccgagaacttccatttacgtttcggcatagctgctcgagatgagggtaggtacctGAGGtgaacaaggactactgacgtgcagactgaccaattaaatgtttacagagaaggttatcgaccaataacggtagctctacagtcagaccgtccaatcagaaagctTTAGGCGACttcacgcccccttctcactcaaacgaaccaatcggagtaggggagggcgggactagtttgtgaacgaaacttctcgaagttctatgtaagctctagaaaaacaaaatgccggacgtttgtgaagttccgcccggacatttttttaagtctaaaaaaagaggacatgtccgggtaaaagaggacgtctggtcacactaacAGTGAAAACACCACATTCTCCACAAGCTCTTACTCTGACCGGTTTGTGAGTGTTTGTTAGTGTTACCAACCTCTACGACTAGATCTGGGTAAGAGACAATCAACCGGAGGTCGAAGTAAATGGGGGAGAGAAGTCCACTCTTCATTTTAAACTCCCCGAACTTCACCGCTCCCAGATCGTGGAGCTCCAGTATTAATTTCTTGACATCCTCCATTCCTAAAATAGCGATAACTAACGACGTTTTGGCGGGTTTAGGAAGTTATAAATACGTTACAGCTGTGGGTGGGGCTTGGGTCTATAGGATTTTATTGGATATTCGGGTTGCGCCCCTCCCCCTGCTCAGTTGTAGTCTACTAGtaatgggaatttcggctctttttttgctcggctcttcataaagaaccggctctttcggctcctaaatggctctttgttttaccacttatttccactggtacagaacaattttacctacattttacatgactatatggacaaaatattattgttcaatattaaaaataataaatagtgttgtaatggccaattgttttatggctgccttgtaataactcactgtttgcactcacacattcaattgtataaataactggatttttatttaaacaccttaataaaaaatcacttgtaaactctgaaatacagccaatggaaatAGCCAagaggtaggtattacaaaatagcttattaaattaaataatcatccatttctgggaaataaaataaacaaacactctgcaaagtgcaaaacagcagcattcaacggtagagattaaaacaaccacaactgtcaacaaacatttaactgatttaacattttcttcaactattatttggaaggcagattgtcattcaggaaaaccaagtgtctcagctcggagggtttGAGCTTGTtcgttgttctctgattggttgaatgataAGCCTTAggaaaaaatggctcggtcttagacgggaaccggctctcatcgttcacttacaagagccggctcttcgaaccggttcgttcgcgaccgacacatcactataGTCTACAAAGACAAGTCTAGCAACATACTGCAACctttagttttttaaaataagtctttgttaaattttaattatttttttaaaatcgcTACTGTGAGACATCCATATGATATATACAagtgttggacaatgaaactgaaacacctgtcattgtagtgtgggaggtttcagggctaaattggagcagcctggtgggcaatcttcattaactacacattgcaccagtaagagcagagtgtgaagggttaattagcagagggtaagagcacagttttgctcaaaatattgcaacgcacacaacattatgggtgacacacCAGAGTTTAAAAGAGGACagattgttggtgcacgtcttgctggcacatctgtgaccaagacagggAGTCTTtatgatgtatcaagagccacggtatccaaggtaatgtcagcatacaaCCTAGAAGTACGCAACACACccaacaggattcactgtggacacaagaggaagctgtctgagagggatgttcgggtgctgacccggattgtatccaaaaaacataaaaccacggctgcccaatcacggcagaattaactgtgcacctcaactctcctgtttccaccagaactgtccgtcgggagctccacagggtcaatacacacggccgggctgctgtagccaaacctttggtcactcatgccaatgccaaacgtaagtttcaatggtgcaaggagcacaaatcttgggctgtggacaatgtggaacatgtattgttctctgagtccacctttactgttttccccacatccgggagaattacggtgtggagaagccccaaagaagcataccacccagactgttgcatgcccagagtgaagcatgggggtggatcagtgatggtttgggctgccgtatcatggcattcccttggcccaatacttgtgctagatgggcacgccactgactgtgtctgtgtgggtttcctccaggtgactgtctgtgaggagtgtggtgtgttctctgtgtctgtgtaataAAAGTGATTTCTCTGAATAATCTTTATTGAAGGATACACCTAGAACACTGTCACCTCAACAGGAGATATACACAGCCCAAATCCACTTATTAAACAATTATAAGATTCTGACAGTGATAAATGGTTTTATAGTGGTGTGTGCACTTTGTTTAGAGCAGCTTCAATAGACAGAGGAAAgatggtccctggagctgtgtgacatagATACCACCGTGCCTCCTGTAAATATAcagtttaattttttaactgaatcattgaaataaattaacttctGTTGCTAACTGGGGCAAGTTTGTCtgagaatgaatgaacgaatgttgACCGTAAAGAGCAAAGATGCAAATAAAATATAGGAATTGTGTCCATTATCTCTTCATGGACGTGGACAAAATTGTTGATACCCTTctgttaaagaaagaaaaactcaCAATGGTCACTCAAATAATTACATATTACCCCCATCATCACTGCTTTCATTATCCACTATTACTATTATCAGTACACATGATCAGAAAAGCAGACCTGTGACGATACAGGGACCTTTTGTCAATAATttgtagattgaccagaggaggagaGCTCCCTCCTCGTGAGCCTTGGTTCGTCTCAAAGTTTCTTCTTCAGCtctgagggaatttttccttACCCCTGTCGCCCCTGGTTTTACTGgatttctgtgaagctgctttgtatCGTTTGTAAAAAGCGTTCTATAAACAGCATGGCTGTGATGCGGCACAAAATAGTCCGTCTCTCGTGCGGTTATTTCATGATAACACACGACCTCGAGTGTTCTACTGCTTTTATATAACAGttcaataataaatcatgaaatatttaaactgtaaaaGTGATGTCAAAAgtatttatgaaattattaaatcCTTCCACCAAATTGTAGTTCCTCAACAAGTAGCATGTTGCTACGTCACAGTAACGAACTCTACAGCTCTTCAGTGAGTCACTGCCCTCACTCTCCATTTATTTCAAGTTAAACGTGTTAATAACAACTGAGTATAATTAGTACGTGATATTTTTATCGGTATTTTATTCTCGAAGTACAATGAAGAGAGTTTATTGGAGCAAAACATTAACTGAAGCTTATTAAacggtgaaaaatgtgataACGACAGCTGAGCTGCCCCGTAGAGAATTAGCAACGGCGTTCAGCGGACTGATacagtggttgtgtgtgtgtgtgtgtgtgggggggggggggcatgctCTTATCGCGAATCAGAGAGCTCTACCGGAGCTTGTATAATTTTTCAGTCTCACTATTTGTATGGCACACTAAGCACAGCGATGTGTGATGACAGGTTTACACCGTAAAGCAGTTAAACAATCTTCACTGCCCATTACAGATAGTCAACAGATATGACTCCATCATTTGaagaatattattaaaaataaaaaaacaccaataaTTGCTGCAGTAGCTGTGGAAGGTCATATACAGGCACTGTAATACACACGTGACCATGGAAATGTGAGAACCAGATATTTTGCTTCTTTCACTATGAAGAAAACTTCAGGGGGGTTCTAGGAGCCAGTGAGTCTAGTCCTGTGGACTCCACCACTATAACGAGTACTTTAATCTAATAACGGACAAATGAATAGATTCAAATCAATTTATAGCATGATTCTGTAGAAAACACAGACTATAACAGGTGTGTTACTTTCATTTAAACAGGAGACAGGATGGGAGTGAAACTgctggacacacaaacacatttttagaTCATTCTTCCTCCCACAGGAGCAGGAATATTCTGTGTTATGTGGTTGAatgtaaatacagaaaaaacagaaatcatTGCCTACACAGGTCATTTCACTGCAACATACAGACAGCTCTCTTTTAGCCTGGTCATATGAGCTATTCTACAGCTAAATCAGTTACTGTTTTTAGGGCAATCTGAACACCCTGCTGTGGGCAATGAAGCCACATCATCTTCACCTTCCTTTCACCTGAAACTGACTCATTATCTTTGAACATCAAAagaatgattttattttatctgcACTACACCCCATTAAGAAGCGTGTtaataaattagattagatcTGAGGATCATTAACTGTTAAGTGAGCTCCAGGACTGGAAATGACCTTCTCATGAGGAAATTAGAGAAATATTATTCTATCGTGGTGTTTTTCTGGGTGAGAATGGGTTAAATGTAACGGAGCGAGTGACTGTAGAGTCGTGAGTGGAAAAGGTGAAATAAGGATTTATTTTGTAATAGAATCTAAGCTAAAATGCCACAACAGTAAGGAACAGAAACGTTTGTGGTGATGTAGAAGGATGTAAACAGTAAAGAAAGAACACCATGGTCCTGTACCTTGAGTCCCAATACACTGGCATTTGCCCTtgttccttttttaaaaaaagcagtaCGTTCTCAAAGGTGTGAAATCTGCAAAAGGTGTTCAACATTATTTCACATGCTTTATTTGTTGTAATCTTTACGTGACAGCGATTCACTGACTGAATCAAACCAGATGTTATTTCTGTTAGgggtttcattttatttatatattaatttatttttttaaattttcgtTTCCTCCTCTTCGACTCTGAGGGAGCTGTTCCCTGGTGGTTTAGTGAAGGTCTGGTTTCCCTCGATGAAAGTCTTCACGCTCGTGCGTGTGTCTGCAACAGGCAACATTTATTCACTCTTTAATCAGAAGAACTTCATAAAGGAATCACTTTATATTTACTATTATTTCTATAAAATAACACAGTCATAACTAATACTGAGTAATCAATAGCACTTATTTACAGCAGAACACTTGATAGGGGTTAATTAACTAATGAGAGTGAATATAACTGAATATTTGAAAGTAAACACTGACCACTAGtttgtatttaataaataattaaaagacaGAATAGATTTAATTTAGCAATTGATTGTAAATCCTGAGAAGTGCACTACTCTTAATCAATAACTGATATTTGTTCATGAATGATTTATAACTGATCCTGAATAACTGATATtagatatttaaacataaaaactgATATTAGATTCTGAATAACTGATTGTATTTGATGTATTTTCTAAAGTAAACACTGAATTATTCACAGTGCTGCTGTTTTATCGAGGGTTTATTATTTGCCCCACACCCCAGAGCTTGAGGGTTTTTTGCCCCTTGAGCTGACACACAGCACTGAGTACggtgacctcaggctcatgtgcagctgcttcagaacaTCCAGTGTTCTCTCATGATTTCTATGGAGAACAGCAGCTGGATTCACTAATGATGAGAGCTGCAGGTCCAGGACTGAGAACGGAAGAGAAACTGACCTGGGTCGATGCGTCCGGCGTCCAGCAGTACATCCAGCAGggtggagatggtaaagaccGGGTGGAGGGTGATCCCCTCGGACTCGAGCATGTGTCGTCCTCCCTGCTCTCGGTCCAGCAGCACCACGGCATCCTTCACCTTTAACCCCTCCTTCTCCAGCAGCCGAGCCGTCTCCAGCACACTGCTGCCACTCGTCACCACGTCCTCAACGATCAGACACACGTCACCTGCTTTGATAACGCCCTCGATCTGCTTCTCccctgagaggagagagacatctCAGATCAAATAAACCAGCGTTTCACCCAGAACCTAAGGTATACATTTGTCCTCAATCAAAACTATGTACATGTGGTGTCTCTATGACACTGTTTGAAGAGTTTAATTTATTCTGAGGGCTACATGgccttttaaaaaaatttatataaatTGAAGTTGTTTCTGCTTTTGAATCAAATTTCACATGGCAGCGTTCACCTTGAATCCACATTGGCCACTGATTTGGTGCTCTGAAACCAAGCCATGCCCACCGCGCTAGCTGTCTGAGAGGTGGTTgctgaagcactgactccagctgcagtccagtctttgtgaatctcccccacatttttgaatgggttttgtttcacagtcctctccagggtgcgatATCCTTATTGCATTGTgggtctggaggaagagtggagaggcacagtCCAAGCTgattgagtctagtgtgaagtttccacaatcagtgatggtttggggcaATGTCCTCTGCTGGGGGTCCACTGTTTTATTACAAGTTCAAAGTCAGCACAGCCACCTACCAGGACATTTTAGAGCAGTTAATAcctccctctgctgacaagctttgtGGAGATGTGGGTTTCATTTTCCAgtaggacttggcacctgccaAAAGCACCAacacctggtttaataaccagtGACACTGTGCCTGACTGGTCATTAAACTCACCTGATCTGTCCCCCACAGAGAATCTATGGGGCAtagtcaagaggaagatgagacgAGACCTAACAATGCAGACAAgatgaaggccactatcaaagcaGCTTGGGcctccataacacctcagcagtgccacaccACGCCGCATTGATGCTCTGCTGTTCACACcgtctataaaaataaatgtgacctACATCCAACATTCTGAACAGATCATGTAAACTGACCAGAAGGGAACGTCCATAAAAAGCAGTTTTGTCTTTGAACTGAAGAAATGGGACCAGACTGTTTCACTGTACAGCGCTTTATCACAAAAGACATGTAggcg contains:
- the LOC136663948 gene encoding uridine 5'-monophosphate synthase-like — encoded protein: MEDVKKLLLELHDLGAVKLGEFKLRSGLLSPIYFDLRKTVFYPDLVIEVSRLLYKHAKEAEVKFDCVCGVPYTALPLATVISTTNKCPMLIRRKEPGDYGEKQIEGVIKAGDVCLIVEDVVTSGSSVLETARLLEKEGLKVKDAVVLLDREQGGRHMLESEGITLHPVFTISTLLDVLLDAGRIDPDTRTSVKTFIEGNQTFTKPPGNSSLRVEEEETKI